In one window of Oncorhynchus gorbuscha isolate QuinsamMale2020 ecotype Even-year linkage group LG23, OgorEven_v1.0, whole genome shotgun sequence DNA:
- the LOC124011224 gene encoding polyadenylate-binding protein 1A-like, protein MNSLYVGDLHQNVTEADLNEMFSEAGPIISVRVCRDRDTHRSLGYAYVNFYQQDDADRALLMFSNDMLEGRYLRVMRSDPDCTLRKSGVGNIFIKNLCKKSITNKNLYETFSAFGDIYSSKVVCDENGHSKGYGYIQYKTQEAADRAIEKLNGMLMDNEKVFLEHFKSRKEREEVLGAKAREFNNVFVKNLGRDTNDEKQIELFGKYGPTVSVKVMKDDNGKSSGFGFVCFERHEDAQRAVNEMNRKELNGRLIYVGRAQKKAERQTLLKLKFGQKKPDPKAKYRGVNLFVKNLDDAFDDHRLRKEFSAFGTIISAKVMTENGRSKGFGFVSLSSPEESTKAVTEMNGRIVGTKPLYVALAQSKEQRQQYLADRYKQRMVSVMAVPNPIINSYQPPIPQVNPNKTFYSNVHIPQAQSHAAAYYFSNQLAQLSSSPGMMTVERIATQALGQRPHHPASADAATAMSKPQYKNSTFAAGDGLRNNSAPHGSPY, encoded by the exons atgaattCTTTGTATGTTGGTGACCTCCACCAAAATGTCACCGAGGCAGACCTAAACGAGATGTTTAGTGAGGCTGGACCAATCATTTCTGTTCGTGTATGTAGGGATCGGGATACACATCGTTCCCTCGGGTACGCCTACGTTAACTTTTATCAGCAAGACGATGCTGATCGTGCCCTGCTCATGTTCAGCAATGATATGCTCGAAGGAAGATATCTACGCGTCATGAGGTCTGATCCTGACTGTACCCTGAGGAAGAGTGGGGTGGGAAACATCTTCATCAAGAACCTGTGCAAGAAGTCTATAACAAACAAAAACCTGTACGAGACCTTCTCAGCATTTGGAGACATCTACTCTAGCAAGGTAGTTTGTGACGAGAATGGCCATTCCAAAGGTTATGGTTATATTCAGTACAAGACCCAGGAGGCTGCTGATAGAGCCATCGAGAAATTAAATGGCATGTTAATGGATAACGAAAAAGTGTTTCTCGAGCACTTTAAGTCACGCAAAGAGCGAGAGGAGGTGCTTGGAGCCAAGGCCAGAGAGTTCAACAACGTGTTTGTCAAGAACCTTGGCAGAGACACGAACGATGAGAAACAGATTGAGCTTTTTGGAAAATATGGACCAACCGTTAGTGTCAAGGTTATGAAAGATGATAACGGGAAGTCGAGTGGGTTCGGTTTTGTTTGCTTCGAGAGGCATGAGGATGCACAGAGAGCCGTGAACGAGATGAACAGGAAGGAGCTAAACGGGAGGCTGATATATGTAGGCCGCGCACAGAAGAAAGCCGAGCGCCAGACGTTGCTGAAACTCAAGTTTGGGCAGAAGAAGCCTGACCCCAAGGCCAAATACAGAGGTGTAAATCTCTTTGTAAAGAACCTGGATGATGCCTTTGATGATCACCGTTTAAGGAAGGAGTTTTCTGCATTCGGAACAATCATCAGCGCCAAGGTGATGACGGAGAACGGGCGCAGCAAAGGCTTTGGCTttgtttccctctcctcccccgagGAGTCCACCAAGGCTGTGACGGAGATGAATGGCCGTATTGTGGGAACCAAGCCGCTTTACGTGGCCCTGGCTCAGAGCAAGGAACAGCGGCAACAATACCTGGCAGACCGGTACAAGCAGAGGATGGTCAGTGTCATGGCAGTGCCCAACCCCATCATCAACTCCTACCAGCCTCCTATTCCACAGGTAAATCCAAACAAGA CCTTTTACTCCAATGTGCACATTCCACAGGCCCAGTCCCATGCAGCTGCCTACTACTTCAGCAACCAACTGGCTCAGCTGAGTTCCAGCCCTGGCATGATGACCGTTGAGCGGATAGCAACACAGGCCTTGGGCCAGCGCCCACATCATCCTGCCAGTGCAGATGCAGCCACTGCCATGAGCAAGCCTCAGTACAA GAATTCAACATTCGCAGCTGGCGATGGCTTACGCAATAACTCTGCTCCCCACGGCAGTCCATATTGA